In a genomic window of Pseudorasbora parva isolate DD20220531a chromosome 24, ASM2467924v1, whole genome shotgun sequence:
- the rnpc3 gene encoding RNA-binding region-containing protein 3 codes for MAETDEADVQTKKSKTLIVRHLPRELNRDEKEDLLKYFGASSIRVLSEKGPLKHMAFATFSSETSASKALNRLHQLRILGHTLVVEFAKDQEDVSVLKDPPVTNSGAGAQAEKGKKEKQQHNVPMVDNCIAPSLGLKFQTNPTLKYLYPPPSSGILTNITHTLLSVPKFYVQVLHLMNKMNLPCPFGPVTSRPPMFQFEMPPGPLRPMPPPFPPENPPLPEHEEGASGSEEESEYESGDEDKERMIRLMGLVNQPCKRPLRAKTSSKRKKPKLKDLLFIPKPDSHGASGPALQPADVFEQPQTLGQKKIEFHISSEVSTILEGPGQNQELQFADATEDTAEKEVSAQEAVEGFGKIYPSAQVPRQEEEKEEDEDIPSEFISRRDLERGRLSRDEIKKMSVFKNYEPGEPTCRLYVKNIAKQVEEKDLKFIYGRYIDISSEEERNMFDIVLMREGRMKGQAFIGLPSERSAEKALKETNGYVLNDRPLVVQFARSAKPKLESSDPKKGGKKH; via the exons ATGGCAGAGACGGACGAGGCCGACGTTCAAACTAAGAAAAGCAAAACCCTCATCGTACGGCATCTGCCCAGAGAACTCAACAGAGATGAGAAAGAAGATCTCCTGAAATATTTTGGTGCCTCCTCCATCAGAGTGCTGTCAGAGAAGGGACCACTA AAACATATGGCATTTGCAACTTTCAGCAGCGAGACCTCAGCCTCTAAG GCGCTAAACAGACTTCATCAGCTGAGAATCCTTGGACACACACTAGTGGTTGAGTTCGCAAAAGACCAAGAGGATGTCAGTGTTTTGAAAGATCCACCTGTGACTAACAg TGGCGCCGGTGCTCAAGCTGAAAAGgggaagaaagaaaaacaacaacacaatgtCCCTATGGTAGACAACTGCATTGCTCCCAGTCTGGG GTTGAAATTTCAAACAAATCCAACGCTGAAATATTTATACCCTCCTCCTTCAAGTGGAATTTTGAcaaacattacacacacacttctgagcGTGCCCAAGTTCTATGTTCAA GTTCTTCACTTGATGAATAAGATGAACCTCCCCTGCCCATTTGGGCCAGTGACGTCTCGTCCGCCAATG TTTCAGTTTGAGATGCCCCCAGGCCCACTGCGGCCCATGCCCCCACCtttccccccggagaacccTCCTCTGCCGGAGCATGAGGAGGGGGCGTCAGGCAGCGAAGAAGAATCCGAGTATGAGAGTGGAGATGAGGACAAAGAGAG GATGATCAGACTGATGGGCCTTGTTAACCAGCCATGCAAAAGACCGCTGAGAGCAAAGACTTCTTCCAAGAGAAAGAAACCCAAACTAAAAGACCTCCTGTTTATTCCCAAACCGGATTCCCACGG AGCCTCAGGCCCAGCCCTGCAGCCAGCAGATGTGTTCGAGCAACCTCAGACTCTTGGACAGAAAAAAATTGAGTTCCATATATCGTCTGAGGTGTCCACCATCCTCGAGGGGCCTGGACAGAATCAAGAGCTGCAATTCGCAGATGCGACTGAAG ACACGGCAGAGAAGGAGGTTTCCGCTCAGGAAGCTGTAGAAGGGTTTGGGAAGATCTACCCGAGCGCCCAGGTCCCCagacaggaggaagagaagGAGGAAGATGAGGACATCCCTTCGGAGTTCATCTCTAGGAGAGATCTAGAGAGAGGCAGACTCTCCAGAGATG AGATAAAGAAAATGTCCGTATTTAAAAATTATGAACCTGGAGAACCAACCTGCAGGCTTTACGTTAAGAATATTGCAAAGCAAGTTGAAGAAAAA GATCTGAAGTTCATCTACGGCCGGTATATCGACATCTCCTCAGAGGAGGAGAGAAACAT GTTTGATATTGTTTTGATGAGAGAGGGGAGGATGAAAGGTCAGGCCTTCATCGGACTCCCCAGCGAGAGAAGCGCGGAGAAGGCCTTAAAGGAAACCAATGGATATGTACTCAACGACAGACCTCTTGTGGTG CAATTCGCCAGATCTGCAAAACCTAAACTGGAATCTTCTGACCCAAAGAAAGGAGGGAAAAAACACTGA